In Gemmatimonadota bacterium, the sequence CCGGTTTTGCGCCACCCAGTGCCTGAGCGGCTGTTTCGTTCAGGAGCAATTTGAATTGGTTCTTATCAGTTAGGGCCAACGGCCTGCCTTCGAGGATAGGGATGTTATAGACCTCGGTAAATTTGTGATCCACCGACAAGAAGTGGACATTCACGGAATCTGCATGGTCCAGTCGTCTGATTAGCGAGCGATCAGTATTATTTTCATAACCGGGCGGAGCCTGAGAAACAGTCGAGCCCAAAACGTCGGGACTTGTCTCAAAACGGTCTCGAATGCTTTCAAAGTGCTCGCGCAAGCGTCGGTCTTCTTTGAGCAGGGGCATGGTAATCAAGCCCTCTTTTGCAAATCCGAGGTCGCGTGTGTGAATATAGTTTGTTTGCTGCCAGGCAATGAGGGTACCAATGACGAGGGCTACCGAAATGGCAAATTGGAAAGTGACCAGACTTCGCCGAAGTTGGGAGCGTCCGCCGATCTTCTGTCCTGATCCCTTTAGAACTTGAACAGCGGCAAAAGATGATAGGAATACCGCTGGATAGATACCGGCAGTTAGACCGACAAAGAGCGCGAGCAATGCAGCACCGACGACGGACCAGACGTTTAGCTGTAAAGAAGACATTAGCAGGCTGTTGACTGTAGGAAGGGCAAGTTCGACAATAGCGAGTGCTAAAATAGCCGATATCCCGGCGAGGAGAATTGTCTCTCCGAGAAACTGGACGACAAGCTGGGCGCGTGTGGATCCCACGGCCTTGCGTACACCAACTTCCAGGGCGCGGTTCGCTCCCCGCGCTGTGGATAGGTTTACGAAATTGACACATGCCAGCGCCAAAATGATTGCTCCTACAAGACCAAAAGTATAGCAGCGGTTGATGTCCCCCTGCACAAGACCGTCCTGCTGGTCCAACACATCCATCTGCAATTGGAAATCGCGTCGGGCATATAAATGCTGACGCCGCAAGGGCATAAGGTCGTAGGTGTCACGCGGGTCTGCGCCGTTGCCCAGATGACGGCGTGCAAAATCATCCAGCTTGGGACGAAGAGATGACATGGAAACATCAGGCGCGAGCCGAACAAAGGTTTTCAGAACGAGGAATTTTGTTGTGGGAGACCATTGCCTTCCCCATGGTGGATTTGTGAGTCCGGTGGTTCCTTCATAAGTGATTAACAGGTCAAACACAAACTCACCCGATGTGGCGGCTGGCTGGTCTCGGAGAATACCGCCGATGTAAAAGTCGCCTTCTACCCATTTGTAGTAAATCTTGAGCGTTCGTCCGATAACTGCAGTGGTGCCAAAGAGCTTTTGTGCAAAACTTTCTGTGATATAGACGGATCCAGGTGTTAATTCGGGTGGCTGACTGCCGTCAATCAAGGGATAGGTGAAAAAGCGCAGGAAATTGGGATCGGCCACAGTACCGCGCACGTCGAAGCCGCGATCTTCAAGACCAGCCCACATGGGCCGCGTGATGAAGTGGGTCATATCTTCAATTTCGGGCAATTCATCGACAAGTGCGGAGCCAGCCCGATATTGAGTGCCGAATGGATAGTATGGAAGGCCGCCACCTGATGGGTGTACAAGTCGCATTACGCGATGAATGCGGTCTATGTCCCGATGATAGGCATCATAGCTGAACTCGTGCTGCAAAAACAGACCGACGAGGATACAAGCCGCCATCCCCACGGCAAGGCCAAAGATGTTGACGAGCGTGTAAAGACGATGTCGAAAAAGATTGCGGAAAGATGTGCGGAGATAGCTCAAAACCATTTTCACCTCCATCCTGAATCGCTAGTTATTTAATGTTTTAATGCCTCCACAGGATTAATATGAGCCGCTTTCAATACCTGGGGTATCACAGAAAATATAGATATCGTAAAGGCACATATTCCGCCTACTAAGAAAGGAAATACTGTCATGTCAATGCGATATGCGAATCCCTGTAGCCAGCTCATGATAGCTATATAGGAGATGGGTCCTGCCAACAGGTAGGCAATTAAAAAAAGCTTAAAAGACTCTGTAAGCATTAACGTGATGATATTGGTTTCTGACGCACCCAGTACCTTCCGGATCCCTACTTCCTTTCTTCTCTGTTCGGTCATAAATGAAACAAGGCCCAAAAGCCCCAGACAAGCTATAAAGATGGACAGCATGGAGAACACCCCAATAGCTTTGCTCAATTGACGTTCATTTTCATATTGCAGCATTAAATCATCATCCAGGAAAGTATAGCTGAAGGGGCGAGAAGGTAGAAATTGTTCCCAGGTCTGCTTCATAAACGCTACTGTTTCGTCGAAGTGTTCAGGTGAGACTCTCAGGTAGAGTGTTTTAGCAACATAATCACTGGGACATAATACCATAGGTTCAATAGATTCATACAAAGATTGCGTGTGATAGTTTTTTACGACACCTACAACGACGCCTGAATCCTGTCCTTTAAATCCGAATCTTTTACCTATCGGCTCTGTCCATCCCAGTGTCTTAATAGCTGCCTCATTGAGGATATATTCCTGTTCTCCTGTAAAAAAGTTACTTACAGCATTTTTTGAAAAATTTCGGCCAGCAATCAATTCAATGTCAAAAAACGGAATAAAGTCTTCATCGACCTCGTTTATTTGCATCCACCGCTCGTTTTGTTCACCTTGATAAGCATCGAAGGAATTAAGGGGTGCATCTATTCCGTGCTTAAAACGCGATATGGTGGCTCTGGTAATATTCGGATGTTGTAAGAATGCTTGTTTTACAACATTATACCTTTTATTCAGGGAATCGTTTATACCATCTGGTGATTTGCGATGTTCCCAGAAGATCGGCATTGCGATTACCTGCTCTTTGGCGAAACCAAGGTTCTTATTTTGAATATAGTGTACCTGTTCGAGTACAATAAATGTCACAACAATCAAGACGATTGAGATTCCAAATTGAAATATGATGAGGCCTTGCCGCAGTACCTTGCCTCGGGACCCTGTATCAAGCCTTCCTCTCAACGTTTCTATCGGTCGAAAGTGCGATAAATAAAAGGCTGGATAAAATCCCCCTAAAAGGCTTACCAATAGAGCCAATCCCAGAAATTCCAGTATTAAACCGCTGTTGAAATTCAAAAAGAGATTGATTCCCGCATAGGTATTAAATATTGGAAGTGCGAGTTCTACGATGCTAATGCCAATAACCAAACTGATAACTGCCAATAAGGATGATTCTCCAATGAACTGACATATCAAATTTTTTCGACTGGCACCAACGACTTTTCGAAGACCAACCTCCCTGGCTCTGTTTGCAGACCGTGCAGTTGCCAAATTTGTGAAGTTGATACAAGCAATAAGCAAAATAAAAATTGCTGCAAAAAATACCGTGTTGACCTGTGTGATGTTACCCTGGGGTATTTTTCCTTCCGATGCAAAGGTATGCCTGAGATCGTAATCCCGTTGGGAATAAAGATAAACTTTCTCTAAAGGCTGTAAAAAGTACTCCATGTTTACGGCAATCTCCCGCCCCATATAACGTTCAATAAATGCGGGAAATTTAGATTCGAGAGAGGCTGGAGAAATGTCCTTTTTCAATAGTACATAAATGGAAAATGCACGCCATCTGGCTCTAGGGCGCCATTCATGCCAGGTGGTAAATTCTGGGTGAACTGAGGATGAAAGAAAATCAAATTGCAATGTGCTATGCGTTAAGACGTCGCGCATGATGCCAGCAATAGTATAATCCCCCTCGACGTAACCTTCTCCTACATTGATCACCTTTCCAATTGGGTCTTCT encodes:
- a CDS encoding FtsX-like permease family protein, with protein sequence MEVKMVLSYLRTSFRNLFRHRLYTLVNIFGLAVGMAACILVGLFLQHEFSYDAYHRDIDRIHRVMRLVHPSGGGLPYYPFGTQYRAGSALVDELPEIEDMTHFITRPMWAGLEDRGFDVRGTVADPNFLRFFTYPLIDGSQPPELTPGSVYITESFAQKLFGTTAVIGRTLKIYYKWVEGDFYIGGILRDQPAATSGEFVFDLLITYEGTTGLTNPPWGRQWSPTTKFLVLKTFVRLAPDVSMSSLRPKLDDFARRHLGNGADPRDTYDLMPLRRQHLYARRDFQLQMDVLDQQDGLVQGDINRCYTFGLVGAIILALACVNFVNLSTARGANRALEVGVRKAVGSTRAQLVVQFLGETILLAGISAILALAIVELALPTVNSLLMSSLQLNVWSVVGAALLALFVGLTAGIYPAVFLSSFAAVQVLKGSGQKIGGRSQLRRSLVTFQFAISVALVIGTLIAWQQTNYIHTRDLGFAKEGLITMPLLKEDRRLREHFESIRDRFETSPDVLGSTVSQAPPGYENNTDRSLIRRLDHADSVNVHFLSVDHKFTEVYNIPILEGRPLALTDKNQFKLLLNETAAQALGGAKPGTVLSFGSFGSKDFTFTVVGIFKDFHNSSLHNPVRPL
- a CDS encoding FtsX-like permease family protein, whose protein sequence is MFRNYILIAIRNLLKYKFYSAINIIGLGIGIASVILIMLFIQDQYSYDVQHENRDRIYRVIRAYKSENGEKVYDWRLSGAAGPALIQDLPEVEAAVRIMIRREWIQHEDRIFNQAFCLADPNFLNIFTFPLIRGDKTALLQPHSVLITESAAKKFFGEEDPIGKVINVGEGYVEGDYTIAGIMRDVLTHSTLQFDFLSSSVHPEFTTWHEWRPRARWRAFSIYVLLKKDISPASLESKFPAFIERYMGREIAVNMEYFLQPLEKVYLYSQRDYDLRHTFASEGKIPQGNITQVNTVFFAAIFILLIACINFTNLATARSANRAREVGLRKVVGASRKNLICQFIGESSLLAVISLVIGISIVELALPIFNTYAGINLFLNFNSGLILEFLGLALLVSLLGGFYPAFYLSHFRPIETLRGRLDTGSRGKVLRQGLIIFQFGISIVLIVVTFIVLEQVHYIQNKNLGFAKEQVIAMPIFWEHRKSPDGINDSLNKRYNVVKQAFLQHPNITRATISRFKHGIDAPLNSFDAYQGEQNERWMQINEVDEDFIPFFDIELIAGRNFSKNAVSNFFTGEQEYILNEAAIKTLGWTEPIGKRFGFKGQDSGVVVGVVKNYHTQSLYESIEPMVLCPSDYVAKTLYLRVSPEHFDETVAFMKQTWEQFLPSRPFSYTFLDDDLMLQYENERQLSKAIGVFSMLSIFIACLGLLGLVSFMTEQRRKEVGIRKVLGASETNIITLMLTESFKLFLIAYLLAGPISYIAIMSWLQGFAYRIDMTVFPFLVGGICAFTISIFSVIPQVLKAAHINPVEALKH